One genomic window of Carassius auratus strain Wakin chromosome 14, ASM336829v1, whole genome shotgun sequence includes the following:
- the commd5 gene encoding COMM domain-containing protein 5, which yields MADSVSLFGGRAPAEVQQLQKHLRTLDRDTFTQMLSAVLKAVDGLDCRESLRLISESGLVSEESFNHVVAGLYTLLKEALCLPSLKQEVFNEDLRALRISEEFITDVSSAVFGNRQSSIHITDTHRGPTLAKIQDFKWRVDVAISTSSLSRALQPSILMQMKLSDGRLHRFEVPVVKFQELRYNVSLILKEMNDIEKRSILKIQD from the exons ATGGCGGACTCGGTGAGTTTGTTCGGAGGAAGAGctccagctgaagtgcagcagcTGCAGAAGCATCTGAGGACTCTGGACAGAGACACCTTCACACAGATGCTGAGcg CGGTGCTGAAGGCTGTGGATGGTCTGGACTGCCGTGAGTCTCTGAGACTGATCTCGGAGAGTGGCTTGGTCTCGGAGGAAAGCTTTAACCACGTCGTGGCTGGACTGTACACACTTCTCAAAGAAGCTCTGTGTCTGCCATCTCTAAAACAAGAG GTGTTTAATGAGGATCTCCGAGCGCTTCG GATTTCTGAGGAGTTCATCACAGACGTGTCCAGTGCTGTGTTTGGAAACAG ACAGAGCTCCATCCACATCACCGACACACACCGAGGCCCGACTCTGGCAAAGATACAGGACTTTAAATGGAGAGTTGATGTTGCCATCTCCACAAG CTCGCTGTCTCGAGCTCTGCAGCCCTCCATTCTGATGCAGATGAAGCTGTCTGACGGACGTTTGCATCGATTCGAG GTTCCAGTCGTCAAGTTCCAGGAACTGCGTTACAATGTTTCTCTGATTTTGAAGGAAATGAATGATATAGAGAAGAGGAGTATTCTCAAAATACAAGACTGA
- the LOC113113516 gene encoding probable G-protein coupled receptor 174: protein MNVGSELQENSTKEYQHQIYAVFYTVILVPGLICNVLALWVFYAYIKETKKAVVFMINLAVADLLQVLSLPLRIYYYLNNSWPFGDAACLLCFYLKYVNMYASIYFLACISLRRCRLIIQPLHCVASKRRRERGLCLIGWFIVCLGCLPFPLMRKPNTNSTHCFAELPMTRLNTVLGASLVTFAELVGFLLPLVIVVTCSLLTAASLRQKSCVLQDTGEKHKALKMVLSCAGVFLVCFVPYHITFPLDFLAKSNYTFSSLEFKNAVLHVHPVTLCLASLNCCLDPVMYYFTTDEFKRRLSRPEFQESLPLQQRTSLSTNATVLNQTDEAQ from the coding sequence ATGAATGTTGGCAGTGAGCTCCAAGAAAACTCAACTAAAGAATATCAGCATCAGATCTACGCCGTCTTCTACACAGTGATTCTTGTTCCTGGACTGATCTGCAATGTTCTCGCACTCTGGGTTTTTTACGCCTACATAAAGGAGACAAAGAAGGCTGTTGTATTCATGATTAACCTGGCCGTCGCTGATCTGCTGCAGGTGCTGTCACTACCTCTGCGCATTTACTACTATTTGAACAACTCGTGGCCTTTCGGCGATGCCGCCTGCCTGCTCTGTTTCTATCTGAAATACGTCAATATGTACGCCAGCATCTACTTCTTGGCCTGCATCAGTCTGAGACGCTGTCGACTCATTATCCAGCCGCTGCACTGCGTGGCCTCCAAGAGACGGAGGGAGCGTGGCTTGTGTTTAATCGGGTGGTTCATCGTGTGTCTGGGATGCCTTCCCTTCCCTCTTATGCGGAAACCCAACACCAACTCCACACACTGCTTCGCCGAGCTGCCCATGACGCGGCTGAACACAGTGCTAGGAGCGTCTCTGGTGACATTCGCGGAGCTGGTGGGTTTTCTGCTGCCGCTGGTCATCGTGGTCACCTGCTCGTTGCTGACCGCTGCCAGTCTGCGGCAGAAGTCCTGTGTGCTGCAGGACACTGGGGAGAAGCACAAGGCGCTCAAGATGGTGCTGAGCTGTGCCGGTGTGTTCCTGGTGTGTTTCGTGCCCTATCACATCACCTTCCCTTTAGACTTCTTGGCCAAATCAAACTACACATTCAGCTCATTAGAGTTCAAGAACGCCGTGCTCCACGTTCATCCGGTCACCCTGTGTCTCGCGAGTCTGAACTGCTGTCTGGACCCAGTCATGTACTACTTCACTACTGATGAGTTCAAGCGCCGTCTGTCCAGGCCAGAGTTTCAAGAAAGTTTGCCATTACAGCAGAGAACTTCTCTCTCCACAAACGCTACAGTGTTAAACCAGACAGATGAAGCACAGTGA